In the genome of Cupriavidus malaysiensis, one region contains:
- a CDS encoding amino acid deaminase, protein MREIKYQTGMIDPLNKALGKLEAPLAPAEAAAGQDWSLLDESLSLPAAVLYESRLAHNLAWMRGFVESYGMQLAPHGKTTMAPKLFARQLAAGAWGITLATAHQTAAAHAHGVRRVLMANQLVGRRNMEIVADLLRDPGFEFFCLVDSPALVDQLGAFFQARGQTLQVLLELGVAGGRTGVRDAAQQEAVLAALARWPQALSLAGVELYEGVLKEEADIRAFLQRAVAVTRELLAAGRFGRSPAVLSGAGSAWYDVVAEEFAAAGTGNAVDLVLRPGCYLTHDVGVYRAAQERILAANPVARRMQEGLLPALQVWAYVQSMPEPDLAIIGMGKRDAAFDAGMPIPAQRYRPGTAAPVEAPSHWAVTGMMDQHAYLRLQPGDDLRVGDMIAFDISHPCLTFDKWRHIPVLDDRLRVVDVVQTFF, encoded by the coding sequence ACAAGGCGCTGGGCAAGCTCGAGGCGCCGCTGGCGCCGGCCGAGGCGGCCGCGGGCCAGGACTGGAGCCTGCTCGACGAATCATTGAGCCTGCCGGCGGCGGTGCTCTACGAGTCACGGCTGGCGCACAACCTGGCCTGGATGCGCGGCTTCGTCGAAAGCTACGGCATGCAGCTTGCGCCGCACGGCAAGACCACCATGGCACCGAAGCTGTTCGCGCGCCAGCTGGCGGCCGGTGCCTGGGGCATCACGCTCGCCACCGCCCACCAGACCGCCGCGGCCCACGCCCATGGCGTGCGCCGCGTGCTCATGGCCAACCAGCTGGTGGGACGCCGCAATATGGAGATCGTGGCCGACCTGCTGCGCGATCCCGGCTTCGAATTCTTCTGCCTGGTCGATTCGCCGGCGCTGGTCGACCAGCTCGGTGCCTTCTTCCAGGCGCGCGGCCAGACCCTGCAGGTGCTGCTGGAACTGGGCGTGGCGGGCGGGCGCACCGGCGTGCGCGACGCGGCCCAGCAGGAAGCCGTGCTGGCCGCGCTGGCGCGCTGGCCGCAGGCGCTGTCGCTGGCGGGCGTGGAACTGTACGAGGGCGTGCTCAAGGAGGAGGCCGATATCCGCGCCTTCCTGCAGCGCGCGGTGGCGGTCACGCGTGAACTGCTGGCGGCGGGACGCTTCGGCCGCAGCCCGGCGGTGCTGTCGGGCGCCGGCTCGGCCTGGTATGACGTGGTGGCCGAGGAATTCGCTGCCGCCGGCACCGGCAACGCGGTGGACCTCGTGCTGCGCCCGGGCTGCTACCTGACCCACGACGTGGGCGTCTACCGGGCCGCGCAGGAGCGTATCCTGGCGGCCAACCCGGTGGCCCGCCGCATGCAGGAAGGGCTGCTCCCGGCACTGCAGGTCTGGGCCTACGTGCAGTCGATGCCCGAGCCGGATCTCGCCATCATCGGCATGGGCAAGCGCGATGCCGCCTTCGACGCCGGCATGCCGATCCCCGCACAGCGCTATCGTCCGGGCACCGCCGCGCCGGTCGAGGCGCCGTCGCATTGGGCGGTCACCGGCATGATGGACCAGCATGCCTACCTGCGCCTGCAACCGGGCGATGACCTGCGCGTGGGCGACATGATCGCCTTCGACATCTCGCACCCTTGCCTGACCTTCGACAAGTGGCGGCATATCCCGGTACTGGACGACCGCTTGCGTGTGGTCGACGTCGTGCAGACCTTCTTCTGA
- a CDS encoding sugar kinase, with protein sequence MSIDILAYGEPLVEFNQQPDRPGHYLQGFGGDTSNFCIAAARQGASTGYLSAVGEDGFGERLLALWTHERVDTRHVRVDPAAPTGVYFVSHDHRGHRFDYLRAGSAASRYSHEHLPLAAIAEARYLHLSGISLAISTSACDAGLAAMAHARKAGTRVSLDTNLRLRLWPLARARAIMREAFALTDVCLPSWDDISVLTGLDDRDAIVDYLLGCGIGLVALKLGEEGSYVATPDARTLVAPHPVHPVDATGAGDCFGGCFIARLAAGDDPFAAARYANVAAALSTTGYGAVAPIPAAEAVLGRLGSPVALPAQPFA encoded by the coding sequence ATGAGCATCGACATACTCGCCTACGGCGAGCCGCTGGTCGAATTCAACCAGCAGCCCGACCGGCCCGGCCACTACCTGCAGGGCTTCGGCGGCGACACTTCGAATTTCTGCATCGCCGCGGCGCGCCAGGGCGCCAGCACCGGCTACCTGAGCGCGGTCGGCGAGGACGGTTTCGGCGAGCGCCTGCTGGCGCTGTGGACCCACGAGCGCGTCGACACGCGGCACGTGCGGGTCGACCCCGCGGCGCCGACCGGCGTCTATTTCGTCAGCCACGACCACCGCGGCCACCGCTTCGACTACCTGCGCGCCGGCTCGGCGGCGAGCCGCTACAGTCACGAGCACCTGCCGCTGGCAGCCATCGCCGAGGCGCGCTACCTGCACCTGTCGGGCATCAGCCTGGCGATCAGCACCAGCGCCTGCGACGCCGGCCTGGCTGCCATGGCACACGCGCGCAAGGCCGGCACCCGGGTCTCGCTCGACACCAACCTGCGCTTGCGGCTGTGGCCGCTGGCGCGGGCCCGCGCCATCATGCGCGAGGCTTTCGCGCTGACCGATGTCTGCCTGCCGAGCTGGGACGATATCAGTGTGCTGACCGGCCTCGACGACCGCGACGCCATCGTCGACTACCTGCTCGGCTGCGGCATCGGGCTGGTGGCGCTCAAGCTGGGCGAGGAGGGCTCCTATGTGGCGACGCCCGACGCGCGCACGCTGGTGGCGCCCCATCCCGTGCATCCGGTCGATGCCACCGGCGCCGGCGACTGCTTCGGCGGCTGCTTCATCGCGCGCCTGGCCGCCGGCGACGATCCTTTCGCGGCGGCGCGCTATGCCAACGTGGCCGCGGCCTTGTCGACCACCGGCTACGGCGCCGTCGCACCCATCCCCGCGGCGGAAGCCGTGCTGGGACGGCTGGGCAGCCCGGTGGCGCTGCCCGCCCAGCCCTTCGCCTGA
- a CDS encoding bifunctional 4-hydroxy-2-oxoglutarate aldolase/2-dehydro-3-deoxy-phosphogluconate aldolase, with protein sequence MQANSSPLLTRLDGVPVIPVLEFASVDEALHVSEALIAGGLPVLEITLRTPVALDAMRAVAAAFPQACVGAGTVLNAAQLKAVREAGAQFAVSPGLTPALAVAAQGEGIALLPGVATASEAMAALEAGFSFLKFFPAEAAGGVPMLKSLYGPFAQLRFCPTGGINAAKAVEYLALPNVVCVGGSWIVPKDAVAAGDWGRIRTLAQQASALR encoded by the coding sequence ATGCAAGCCAATTCCTCCCCTCTGCTCACCCGCCTCGATGGCGTGCCCGTCATCCCCGTGCTCGAATTCGCCTCGGTTGACGAGGCGCTGCACGTCAGCGAGGCCTTGATCGCCGGCGGCCTGCCGGTACTGGAAATCACCCTGCGCACGCCGGTGGCGCTGGACGCCATGCGGGCCGTGGCCGCGGCCTTTCCGCAGGCTTGCGTCGGCGCCGGCACGGTGCTCAACGCCGCCCAGCTCAAGGCCGTGCGCGAGGCTGGCGCCCAGTTCGCGGTGTCGCCGGGTCTGACGCCGGCGCTGGCCGTCGCCGCGCAGGGCGAGGGCATCGCGCTGCTGCCTGGCGTGGCGACCGCCAGCGAGGCCATGGCGGCGCTCGAGGCCGGCTTCTCCTTCCTGAAGTTCTTCCCGGCCGAAGCGGCCGGCGGCGTGCCGATGCTGAAATCGCTGTACGGCCCCTTCGCGCAACTGCGCTTCTGCCCGACCGGCGGCATCAACGCGGCCAAGGCGGTGGAATACCTGGCGCTGCCCAATGTGGTCTGCGTGGGCGGTTCCTGGATCGTGCCCAAGGACGCGGTCGCCGCCGGCGACTGGGGCCGCATCCGCACGCTGGCGCAGCAGGCGTCGGCGCTGCGTTGA
- a CDS encoding entericidin A/B family lipoprotein, whose amino-acid sequence MKKGWIGFVLLATLLAGCNTMAGLGQDIQKGGQKLESAADRSK is encoded by the coding sequence GTGAAAAAAGGATGGATTGGCTTTGTACTGCTTGCAACCCTGCTGGCCGGCTGCAATACGATGGCCGGGCTGGGTCAGGATATCCAGAAGGGTGGCCAGAAGCTGGAAAGCGCGGCGGACCGCTCCAAGTAG
- a CDS encoding GGDEF domain-containing protein — translation MLAVRLDRFAHARLPLGPAISDKLRARILERARAVLPADALLQWLGEADLAIATPLHGGEPEALRLARAVADTLARPVAVGGFELFLSCSIGVALGEPGCPAERCLQRAVDTMLGVARRGGDAIASAGSVAAPPLPAAMLAALPQALERGEFAINLQPRARLDADAASVDSYTVRLRWQSAAFGRVAPQDFLPALEALGLMGDVARWILNDALPLLAAASFPVPVQFHFPAPGAQLHREHLIEELGAAIGRLGVQGARVCIEVPCPDAVRASDLLGARFEVLRRAGVQLALGDFTDTEICRDALGLLRPDLVTLDARQLGSPAQGPEVAAGLRAACALARDAGYGACAKGIETRPQLDEVRRWGCTSMQGYLLAQPFPARWLPQIHATLDQRARDLLASARGG, via the coding sequence ATGCTGGCCGTCCGCCTCGACCGCTTCGCCCATGCCCGCCTGCCACTCGGACCCGCCATAAGCGACAAGCTGCGCGCGCGCATCCTGGAGCGGGCCCGCGCGGTGCTCCCGGCCGACGCGCTGCTGCAATGGCTGGGCGAAGCCGACCTCGCCATCGCCACCCCGCTGCATGGCGGCGAGCCGGAAGCGCTGCGCCTGGCCCGCGCCGTGGCGGACACACTGGCGCGGCCAGTGGCCGTCGGCGGCTTCGAGCTGTTCCTTTCCTGCAGCATCGGCGTGGCGCTGGGCGAGCCGGGCTGCCCCGCCGAACGCTGCCTGCAGCGGGCAGTCGACACCATGCTCGGCGTGGCCAGGCGCGGGGGCGACGCCATCGCCAGCGCCGGCTCGGTGGCCGCGCCGCCGCTGCCGGCGGCCATGCTCGCCGCCCTGCCACAGGCGCTGGAACGCGGTGAGTTCGCCATCAACCTGCAGCCGCGCGCGCGCCTGGATGCGGATGCGGCCAGCGTCGACAGCTACACGGTGCGCCTGCGCTGGCAGAGCGCCGCATTCGGCCGGGTCGCGCCGCAGGATTTCCTGCCGGCGCTGGAGGCGCTCGGCCTGATGGGCGACGTCGCGCGCTGGATTCTCAACGATGCCCTGCCGCTGCTGGCGGCCGCTTCCTTTCCGGTTCCGGTGCAATTCCACTTTCCGGCGCCGGGCGCCCAGCTCCACCGGGAACACCTGATCGAGGAACTCGGCGCCGCCATCGGCAGGCTGGGCGTGCAGGGCGCGCGCGTCTGCATCGAGGTGCCTTGCCCGGACGCGGTACGCGCCAGCGACCTGCTCGGCGCCCGCTTCGAGGTTCTGCGCCGCGCGGGTGTTCAGCTTGCCCTGGGCGACTTCACCGATACGGAAATCTGCCGCGATGCGCTCGGCCTGCTGCGTCCCGACCTGGTCACGCTCGACGCGCGCCAGCTCGGCAGCCCGGCCCAGGGTCCGGAGGTCGCGGCTGGCCTGCGGGCGGCCTGCGCCCTGGCGCGCGACGCCGGCTACGGCGCCTGCGCGAAAGGCATCGAGACGCGCCCGCAGCTCGACGAAGTGCGCCGCTGGGGCTGCACCAGCATGCAGGGCTACCTGCTGGCCCAGCCCTTCCCCGCGCGCTGGCTGCCGCAGATCCACGCCACCCTCGACCAGCGTGCCCGCGACCTGCTGGCCTCGGCCCGCGGCGGCTGA
- a CDS encoding hemolysin family protein yields the protein MEIAILLALILLNGLFAMSEIALVTARKARLQRRIEEGDRGAIAAVKLGEDPTRFLSTVQIGITSIGVLNGVVGESTLAQPFGVWLQGFGLPATTAGYVATAIVVAGLTYFSIVLGELVPKRLGQLAPESIARIAARPISWLATASTPLVRLLSGSTRLMLRVLGVEGARGPAVTEEEIHALLIEGSEAGVIEQQEHTMVRNVFRLDDRQLTSLMVPRGEVVCLDVEATLEENLRRIETSDHSRFPVVRGGMHDLLGVVSARQLLARRLRGEQTDLTAVLQPAVFVPESVTGMELLENFRSSGGQIAFVIDEYGEVLGLVTLQDLIEAITGEFKPTSADEEWAVQRADGSWLLDGLIPIPEMKDRLALRYVPEEAKERYHTLSGMLLLLLGRLPQTTDSVEWGGWRFEIVDMDGKRIDKVLATPVPPEQESDTTA from the coding sequence ATGGAAATTGCCATATTACTGGCGCTGATTCTGCTCAACGGCCTGTTCGCCATGTCCGAGATCGCGCTGGTGACAGCGCGCAAGGCGCGCCTGCAGCGCCGCATCGAGGAAGGCGATCGCGGTGCGATCGCCGCGGTCAAGCTGGGCGAAGACCCGACCCGTTTTCTCTCCACCGTGCAGATCGGCATCACGTCGATCGGCGTGCTCAACGGTGTGGTCGGCGAGTCGACGCTGGCCCAGCCGTTCGGCGTCTGGCTGCAGGGATTCGGGCTGCCCGCCACCACCGCGGGCTATGTGGCCACGGCCATCGTGGTCGCGGGCCTGACGTATTTTTCCATCGTGCTGGGTGAACTGGTACCCAAGCGGCTCGGCCAATTGGCGCCCGAGTCGATCGCGCGCATCGCCGCGCGCCCGATCTCCTGGCTGGCCACGGCCTCGACACCGCTGGTGCGCCTGCTGTCGGGTTCGACCCGGCTGATGCTGCGCGTGCTGGGCGTCGAAGGCGCGCGCGGCCCCGCCGTGACCGAAGAAGAAATCCACGCCCTGCTGATCGAAGGCTCCGAGGCCGGCGTCATCGAACAGCAGGAGCACACCATGGTGCGCAACGTGTTCCGCCTCGACGACCGCCAGCTGACCTCGCTGATGGTGCCGCGCGGCGAAGTGGTCTGCCTGGACGTCGAGGCGACGCTGGAGGAAAACCTGCGCCGCATCGAGACCTCCGATCATTCGCGCTTCCCGGTGGTGCGCGGCGGCATGCACGACCTGCTGGGCGTGGTCAGCGCCCGCCAACTGCTCGCGCGCCGCCTGCGCGGCGAGCAGACCGACCTGACCGCGGTGCTGCAACCGGCGGTGTTCGTCCCGGAAAGCGTCACCGGCATGGAACTGCTGGAGAATTTCCGTTCGTCGGGCGGGCAGATCGCCTTCGTCATCGACGAGTACGGCGAGGTGCTCGGCCTGGTCACGCTGCAGGACCTGATCGAGGCCATCACCGGCGAATTCAAGCCCACCAGCGCCGACGAGGAGTGGGCCGTGCAGCGCGCGGACGGCTCCTGGCTGCTGGACGGCCTGATCCCGATCCCGGAAATGAAGGACCGCCTGGCCCTGCGCTATGTCCCCGAGGAGGCCAAGGAGCGCTACCACACGCTGTCCGGCATGCTGCTGCTCCTGCTCGGCCGCCTGCCGCAGACCACGGACAGCGTGGAATGGGGCGGTTGGCGCTTCGAGATCGTCGACATGGACGGCAAGCGCATCGACAAGGTGCTGGCCACCCCCGTACCGCCCGAGCAAGAGTCCGACACCACGGCCTGA
- a CDS encoding helix-turn-helix domain-containing protein — protein MDTLTPASEAALDFPALLRYWRNRRGYSQQALSQVAGVSQRHISFLESGRARPSREMVLALAERLGVPLRQRNRLLLAGGYAPAYSEQGLAAPPASMVQQAIALILAKQEPYPAVVLDRFWNLVDANQAYRRMLGLLLRGRAPAALEQGSGRVNLMLTVFDPAGLWPSIENARQVGRYLLRRVWQELQVQAHDRTAREIFQRIAVWHPDMVGPGGVPLFDDEAGEGVPPPVLPVVVAGPGIHASLFSTLTTLGIPQDVSLQELRIECFFPADRASAAAFEALAQSAPA, from the coding sequence ATGGACACCCTGACACCCGCTTCCGAAGCGGCGCTCGACTTTCCCGCGCTGCTGCGCTACTGGCGCAACCGCCGCGGCTACAGCCAGCAGGCCCTGTCGCAGGTCGCTGGCGTGTCGCAGCGCCATATCAGTTTCCTCGAGTCCGGCCGCGCCAGGCCGAGCCGGGAGATGGTGCTGGCGCTGGCCGAGCGCCTGGGCGTGCCGTTGCGCCAGCGCAACCGCCTGCTGCTGGCCGGTGGCTATGCGCCCGCCTACAGCGAACAGGGCCTGGCGGCGCCGCCGGCCTCCATGGTGCAGCAGGCCATCGCCCTGATCCTGGCCAAGCAGGAACCCTATCCGGCCGTGGTGCTCGACCGCTTCTGGAACCTGGTGGATGCCAACCAGGCCTATCGCCGCATGCTGGGTCTGCTGCTGCGCGGGCGCGCGCCGGCGGCGCTGGAGCAGGGCAGCGGCCGCGTCAACCTGATGCTGACGGTGTTCGACCCGGCCGGGTTGTGGCCGTCGATCGAGAATGCGCGCCAGGTCGGGCGCTACCTGCTGCGCCGCGTCTGGCAGGAACTGCAGGTACAGGCGCACGACCGCACCGCGCGCGAGATATTCCAGCGCATCGCCGTCTGGCATCCTGACATGGTCGGGCCGGGCGGCGTGCCGCTGTTCGACGATGAGGCTGGCGAAGGCGTGCCGCCGCCGGTGCTGCCGGTGGTGGTGGCGGGGCCGGGCATCCATGCGTCCCTGTTTTCCACGCTGACCACGCTGGGGATTCCGCAGGACGTCAGCCTGCAGGAACTGCGCATCGAGTGCTTCTTTCCCGCGGACCGCGCCTCCGCCGCCGCCTTCGAGGCGCTGGCGCAGTCCGCGCCGGCGTAA
- a CDS encoding surface-adhesin E family protein: MLFPRCLRAAALIAGGVLCSAAHAQTMNNATATRPVATGLYQCESASGDTVFRSTPRDGCTLLSAPDPSAPDPQRWLPMMGANGVVSYFDTASVRRRGSEVGVVLMRNAPSGGVIRTTAGEPIASSLKRMVLDCASSTYLVVEQTLYGKRYARGEPLYTIRAPESRAPQSASSGTIAGDLMNRLCH, encoded by the coding sequence ATGCTGTTTCCACGATGTCTCCGTGCCGCCGCGTTGATCGCCGGCGGCGTCCTGTGCTCTGCCGCGCATGCGCAGACGATGAACAACGCGACGGCCACGCGACCGGTCGCCACCGGCCTGTACCAGTGCGAGAGCGCCAGCGGCGATACCGTGTTCCGCTCCACGCCGCGCGATGGCTGCACCCTGTTGTCCGCCCCGGATCCCTCGGCTCCCGATCCGCAACGCTGGCTGCCCATGATGGGTGCCAACGGCGTGGTGAGTTACTTCGACACCGCATCGGTGCGCCGCCGCGGCAGCGAAGTCGGCGTGGTGCTGATGCGCAATGCCCCGTCGGGGGGCGTGATCCGCACCACCGCCGGCGAGCCGATCGCCTCCTCCCTCAAGCGCATGGTGCTCGATTGCGCCAGCTCGACCTACCTCGTCGTCGAGCAGACGCTGTACGGCAAGCGCTATGCCCGCGGCGAACCCCTCTATACCATCCGCGCTCCCGAGTCGCGTGCGCCGCAGTCCGCATCCAGCGGCACCATCGCCGGCGACCTGATGAACCGCCTCTGCCATTGA
- a CDS encoding glucan biosynthesis protein G, translating into MPRRAGARRCLQALAALVLGWAAAAHAFDFNMVAARARQLASTPYKAPGSTNVPRELRELPYERYHEIQFKPEHFPWRNNRLPFDLSFFHEGMVFDQPVRINEVVSGNAREIRFDPSAFQYGPVKVDPAQLKKLGFAGFRVLYPLNQGKRKDEVVSFLGASYFRALGKDQWYGLSARGLAVDTALNSGEEFPRFVEYWIERPAAGDKQLTIYALMDSRRVAGAYRFVIKPGDETAMEVKARLFLRENVTKLGLAPLTSMYLFGENQPSAQPDFRPEVHDSDGLSVQLGTGEWIWRPLVNPKRLLVTSFAATNPQGFGLMQRDRSFASYQEIGANYEHRPSAWVEPKGNWGSGRVELVQIPTPDETNDNVVAFWVPDNPPKPRQPFDFEYRLLWQKDGERTPPLSWVTQTRRGQGLTRKDDDTSFSLQVDFEGPIFKRLQADARVDAMISADSNGEVLKSTAQRNPATGGYRLTLVVRRKDEGKPVELRGYLRNGNTTLSETWSYILPPG; encoded by the coding sequence ATGCCGCGCCGTGCCGGCGCGCGGCGTTGTCTCCAGGCCCTGGCCGCATTGGTGCTGGGGTGGGCTGCGGCCGCGCATGCCTTCGACTTCAACATGGTGGCGGCGCGCGCGCGCCAGCTGGCCAGCACGCCTTACAAGGCCCCGGGCTCGACCAATGTGCCGCGCGAGTTGCGCGAGCTGCCCTACGAGCGCTATCACGAGATCCAGTTCAAGCCGGAGCACTTCCCCTGGCGCAACAACCGGCTGCCGTTCGACTTGTCCTTCTTCCACGAAGGGATGGTGTTCGATCAACCGGTGCGTATCAACGAGGTCGTCAGCGGCAATGCGCGCGAGATCCGCTTCGATCCCTCTGCGTTCCAGTACGGCCCGGTCAAGGTGGACCCGGCCCAGTTGAAAAAGCTGGGCTTCGCCGGCTTCCGCGTGCTGTATCCGCTCAACCAGGGCAAGCGCAAGGACGAGGTGGTGTCCTTCCTTGGCGCCAGCTATTTCCGCGCGCTCGGCAAGGACCAGTGGTACGGCCTGTCCGCGCGCGGGCTGGCGGTGGACACCGCGCTGAATTCGGGCGAGGAGTTTCCCCGCTTCGTCGAGTACTGGATCGAGCGCCCGGCAGCGGGCGACAAGCAGCTGACCATCTACGCCTTGATGGACTCGCGGCGCGTCGCCGGCGCCTATCGCTTCGTCATCAAGCCGGGCGACGAGACCGCGATGGAGGTCAAGGCACGCCTGTTCCTGCGCGAGAACGTCACCAAGCTCGGGCTGGCGCCGCTGACCAGCATGTACCTGTTCGGCGAGAACCAGCCGTCGGCCCAGCCCGACTTCCGCCCCGAGGTGCACGACTCGGACGGGCTGTCGGTGCAGCTTGGCACCGGCGAGTGGATCTGGCGCCCGCTGGTCAATCCGAAGCGCCTGCTGGTCACCTCCTTCGCGGCGACCAACCCGCAGGGTTTCGGCCTGATGCAGCGCGACCGCAGCTTCGCCAGCTACCAGGAAATCGGTGCGAACTACGAGCACCGGCCGAGTGCCTGGGTGGAACCCAAGGGCAATTGGGGTTCCGGCCGCGTGGAACTGGTGCAGATCCCGACGCCCGATGAGACCAACGACAATGTCGTGGCCTTCTGGGTGCCCGACAATCCGCCCAAGCCCAGGCAGCCCTTCGACTTCGAGTACCGCCTGCTGTGGCAGAAGGATGGCGAGCGCACGCCGCCGCTGTCCTGGGTCACGCAGACCCGGCGTGGCCAGGGCCTCACGCGCAAGGATGATGACACCAGTTTTTCCTTGCAGGTCGATTTCGAAGGCCCCATCTTCAAGAGATTGCAGGCCGACGCGCGTGTCGACGCGATGATTTCGGCCGACAGCAATGGCGAGGTGCTCAAGAGCACCGCACAGCGCAACCCGGCGACCGGCGGCTACCGCCTGACGCTGGTGGTGCGCCGTAAGGATGAAGGCAAGCCGGTGGAACTGCGCGGCTACCTTCGCAATGGCAATACAACCCTGTCCGAGACATGGAGCTACATCTTACCCCCAGGCTGA